The following coding sequences lie in one Falsiruegeria litorea R37 genomic window:
- a CDS encoding GDP-mannose 4,6-dehydratase produces the protein MTKTALITGVTGQDGSYLAEFLLEKGYEVHGIKRRSSLFNTA, from the coding sequence ATGACAAAGACGGCGCTTATCACGGGTGTGACCGGACAGGATGGATCCTATCTGGCAGAGTTCCTGCTGGAAAAAGGCTATGAGGTGCACGGCATCAAGCGCCGTTCGTCGCTGTTCAACACGGC